Proteins encoded by one window of Astatotilapia calliptera chromosome 13, fAstCal1.2, whole genome shotgun sequence:
- the LOC113035484 gene encoding uncharacterized protein LOC113035484 isoform X3 translates to MEMSSLLESFAVCGQHVLLAAQKLSIQPSLTEHREELVTATQNVFLGIVKVLLVDDDAAVRKVIAAADQVLECLSEVGSSSDIKSLLKSFQMFSEALLAFNRLTMERANSLRDPRQTKQLLDSLDTLRRCISMLHTAMCTTIKHPTNEQAREAKRYILDKVQNTVGDITATLQSDCHGGPLGPCGYYTWKSNSLLQLLTSPSTSSIRDSSFDCLVRDLVFHCMVVANMSRRDFQQRVVFHCRHILQFWSDIKRILKSSEDSAQSFEKTCIFLRQQILMLDKTLMTTVLYQVMDILLAASSTAEQLLGHILLLDSSTKLDLNFIQSEVEDLISCTDRLIQVANFTSAMALDAKSLENVENSRACLSRLRARIAPLSLELADNSMQTAQKLREVCQKWEEETEQLQDAFSDVMDIREFTSIAVNEMVSDRHGCDTAYREQSYEQFNEHAANLIGHMKLAIHSVRRHLDRSDEPIYRNGLLVLLKQVQSSQAKVAESVRSMLNGSTLNVEAYSTFSDSVSTVIEHFKVLRSGLDGQQHPHLLSPLREGARQLEITQPCLPVKDSCELSVDDMLRGSDIPFFEVLERETKHEEKHTDQGPIKAEPDHKVDSDDLTFPAVSDEPKLILKPLKFDLLPLLYEVVTVTKGKDVTLLNQACTSVLELSNCYAQATKEALVIVDAVDCQTLEIFRAELVSLTPLLVQTAQETAMSSAMSTESIFKHSTQFSDLINNIRKVLLPAAGTWYHTVYNELQGNLPNIPASSAQQLNEAMTLCADVVQLLTSSDLTTQSDGQETLRVLHSKLTKAQNNTRQLIEFSSAYEGQSDQLEALCILWSLSIQILLNSLDKILGTSTALNHLNPQKQLSVLSENSLRIQEATRLTSINCRSAYKSKELTRYQDELKNLTEDYLKAAEEFDLMPGVVHLAKSEFFQRKLLIKIRVLFGHLSKVNKDYDTTFQNLLTIAHFAAEHFRENNAEDAEQRFEHAAQTLIENVKSATRRVEDSLNYIHDPRTRSNLRSINDHLSFQISDIICRARLMLETHYICDTLSLDVQTRCWSAKAHYVMEEIRKQEGIHQEVKEYIKAGLQGRAPEDISKVLAKIPTKVKEVEFTSDTTINSNQKGIKENVDAAKSNINMASGAKYGPGNTKKDDSAASGLCQEVSSLTYTSLFLKQESNSWDPKDNRIVQVTRKMADTVCYMTQYLKKKGPIANKEAFVSAAKDVISNCQSVTQFIRVIANHSLDKQCAVELSLIVEQILTITNQLSIISSVNAVTPGCKSSDEILVKNAQNLLQTVLRGVRAAETACIKGLKQPEPNSDGAEATALCFQWKRNLEIHRAQQTSNPDTDELGLRKTSAHPLAPSLAPQVNV, encoded by the exons ATGGAGATGTCCTCCCTGCTAGAGTCATTCGCTGTGTGTGGGCAGCATGTCCTGCTGGCAGCTCAGAAACTGAGTATCCAGCCAAGTTTAACTGAACACAGAGAGGAGCTCGTCACTGCTACACAAAACGTTTTCCTCGGAATAGTCAAG GTTCTGTTGGTGGATGATGATGCTGCTGTAAGGAAAGTTAtagctgctgctgatcaggTTTTGGAGTGTCTCTCTGAAGTTGGCTCCTCCTCAGATATCAAGTCTCTTCTTAAATCTTTCCAAATGTTTTCTGAGGCTCTTCTTGCCTTTAACAGACTGACAATGGAGAGAGCAAATTCCTTACGGGATCCCAGACAAACCAAACAACTCCTCGATTCCTTGGACACCCTGAGGAGGTGCATCTCCATGCTGCACACAGCCATGTGTACAACCATCAAACACCCTACCAATGAGCAAGCCCGAGAAGCCAAGAGGTACATTCTGGACAAAGTTCAGAATACTGTTGGTGACATTACAGCAACCCTCCAGAGTGACTGCCATGGAGGACCACTGGGGCCTTGTGGGTATTATACCTGGAAAAGTAACAGTCTATTACAACTGCTCACTAGTCCCTCCACCTCCTCAATCCGAGACAGCAGCTTTGACTGCTTGGTCAGAGATCTTGTGTTTCATTGCATGGTCGTGGCAAACATGTCTCGCAGAGACTTTCAGCAAAGAGTGGTTTTCCACTGTCGTCACATCCTGCAGTTCTGGTCTGacataaaaaggattttaaagtCTTCTGAGGATTCTGCACAGAGCTTTGAGAAGACCTGCATTTTCCTGCGCCAGCAAATACTAATGCTTGACAAAACTTTGATGACTACAGTTCTGTATCAAGTCATGGACATACTTCTTGCGGCTTCCTCCACAGCTGAGCAACTTTTAGGACACATCTTGCTTTTAGATTCCTCTACAAAGCTGGATCTGAACTTTATTCAGTCGGAAGTTGAGGATTTAATTTCCTGCACTGACAGACTAATCCAGGTCGCCAATTTTACCTCAGCTATGGCTCTCGATGCTAAGAGTTTAGAGAATGTGGAAAATTCCCGAGCATGCCTTTCGAGACTCAGGGCTCGAATCGCTCCCCTTTCGCTGGAGCTGGCAGATAATTCAATGCAAACTGCTCAGAAGCTTCGTGAAGTGTGTCAGAAATGGGAAGAGGAGACTGAGCAGCTTCAGGATGCTTTCAGTGATGTGATGGACATTAGGGAGTTCACCAGTATAGCTGTTAATGAGATGGTGAGTGATCGCCATGGATGTGACACAGCATACAGAGAACAAAGCTATGAACAGTTTAATGAACATGCAGCAAACCTCATTGGTCACATGAAGCTGGCGATTCACTCAGTGAGGAGGCATTTGGATAGAAGTGACGAACCCATCTACAGGAACGGCCTTTTGGTCCTCCTGAAGCAGGTTCAGTCATCTCAAGCCAAAGTAGCTGAGTCAGTCAGAAGCATGCTTAATGGATCCACGCTGAACGTGGAGGCATATTCTACATTTAGTGACAGCGTTTCCACCGTCATTGAGCATTTTAAGGTGCTTAGATCAGGATTGGATGGCCAACAGCATCCGCATCTCCTGAGCCCGCTGCGAGAGGGGGCTCGTCAGCTCGAAATCACACAGCCATGTCTGCCAGTCAAAGACAGCTGTGAACTGAGTGTGGACGATATGTTAAGAGGCTCGGATATTCCTTTTTTTGAAGTTTTGGAAAGAGAAACCAAACATGAGGAGAAGCACACAGATCAGGGACCCATAAAAGCCGAACCAGACCATAAAGTTGACAGCGATGATTTAACGTTCCCAGCTGTCTCAGATGAGCCTAAACTGATTCTCAAGCCTCTCAAATTTGACCTTTTACCCCTCTTGTATGAAGTTGTAACTGTGACTAAAGGGAAAGACGTGACACTGCTCAACCAGGCCTGCACCAGTGTTCTTGAGCTGTCAAACTGTTATGCCCAAGCTACAAAGGAGGCCTTGGTCATTGTCGATGCAGTTGACTGTCAGACTTTGGAAATCTTTAGGGCCGAGCTGGTATCCCTGACTCCACTGCTCGTCCAGACAGCTCAAGAGACGGCGATGAGCTCAGCGATGAGTACGGAGAGCATCTTTAAGCACAGCACACAGTTTTCTGACCTTATTAATAACATTCGAAAGGTTTTGCTGCCAGCAGCTGGGACCTGGTATCACACTGTTTATAATGAGCTGCAAGGGAATCTACCAAATATACCAGCCAGTTCTGCACAGCAACTCAATGAAGCAATGACTTTATGTGCTGACGTGGTCCAACTCTTGACATCTTCAGATTTAACCACACAAAGTGATGGTCAAGAAACATTGAGGGTTTTACACAGCAAGCTTACCAAAGCACAGAACAACACAAGGCAACTGATAGAGTTTTCCTCCGCATATGAAGGACAGTCAGATCAGCTAGAGGCACTTTGTATCCTCTGGAGTCTCTCCATTCAGATTTTGCTTAATTCTCTGGATAAGATTTTGGGAACATCGACTGCACTGAACCATTTGAACCCTCAGAAACAGCTCTCAGTGTTGTCTGAGAACTCGCTCCGAATCCAAGAGGCAACCAGGCTCACAAGCATAAACTGCAGAAGTGCTTATAAATCAAAGGAGTTAACCAGATACCAGGATGAACTGAAAAACCTGACTGAGGACTACCTTAAAGCTGCAGAAGAATTTGATTTAATGCCAGGCGTGGTGCACCTTGCAAAATCGGAATTCTTCCAGAGAAAACTTTTGATTAAAATTCGAGTGCTTTTTGGTCATTTAAGCAAAGTGAATAAGGACTATGATACTACATTTCAAAATCTTCTCACAATTGCTCATTTCGCTGCTGAACACTTCAGAGAGAACAACGCAGAAGATGCAGAGCAAAGGTTTGAACATGCGGCACAAACGCttattgaaaatgtaaaatctgcTACCAGAAGAGTGGAGGACAGCTTAAATTACATCCATGACCCACGCACTCGCTCCAATCTGAGGTCCATTAATGACCACCTGTCTTTTCAGATCTCAGATATAATCTGCAGGGCGAGGCTCATGCTAGAGACTCACTACATTTGTGACACACTCAGTCTGGATGTGCAGACACGCTGTTGGTCAGCAAAAGCTCATTACGTGATGGAAGAGATCAGGAAGCAAGAAGGGATTCACCAAGAGGTTAAAGAGTACATAAAGGCTGGACTACAGGGGAGAGCACCTGAGGATATTAGCAAAGTTTTGGCTAAAATCCCAACTAAAGTCAAAGAAGTGGAATTTACCTCTGACACAACAATAAATTCAAACCAGAAAGGCATTAAAGAAAATGTAGATGCTGCAAAAAGTAACATAAATATGGCATCTGGGGCCAAATATGGACCTGGAAATACTAAAAAGGAT GATAGTGCTGCATCTGGCTTGTGCCAAGAAGTCTCTTCCCTGACCTACACCTCCCTTTTTCTAAAGCAAGAAAGCAACAGCTGGGATCCCAAGGACAACAGAATAGTCCAGGTGACCAGGAAGATGGCCGACACAGTATGTTACATGACTCAGTATCTGAAGAAGAAAGGCCCAATAGCG aatAAAGAGGCTTTTGTTTCTGCAGCCAAAGATGTGATCTCAAACTGCCAGTCAGTTACCCAGTTTATCAGAGTTATTGCCAACCACAGCCTCGACAAGCAGTGTGCAGTTGAACTCTCGCTAATTGTTGAGCAGATTCTCACCATCACAAATCAGCTCAGCATCATTTCCAG TGTCAATGCTGTGACTCCTGGGTGCAAATCTTCTGATGAGATCCTGGTAAAGAATGCACAAAATCTGCTCCAGACAGTCTTACGTGGGGTTCGAGCTGCAGAAACAGCATGCATTAAA GGTCTGAAGCAGCCTGAGCCAAATTCGGATGGTGCAGAGGCTACAGCTTTGTGTTTCCAGTGGAAGAGAAACCTGGAGATCCATCGAGCCCAGCAGACCTCTAACCCAGATACAGATGAGCTGGGACTGAGGAAGACGTCGGCGCACCCTTTAGCCCCAAGTCTTGCCCCACAGGTTAATGTATAA